In Candidatus Defluviibacterium haderslevense, the following are encoded in one genomic region:
- a CDS encoding T9SS type A sorting domain-containing protein, with product MIKFLYQSKMNVNQHLKTFKKYMWILLISGVSISQAQKEDYNWVLGYNNQLGTDTLFGRTVLNFKNESLNITKTTIGVLSYLDYTNASISDSSGKLMFYTNGISAFNRNHQIMPNGKYICPGEVAEWNFDVGLAVEQAAMILPWPNHSDQYFIINKILQAQTIYYSDTLYYSTINMKLRSGLGDVVVKHKILFADTMSLSYMTACKHANGRDWWFLIAEYDSKIVHRYLLDPRGINHIGTQEIDEKIYDTVGQAAFSPDGNKFAIHYITDFGYRELHLFDFDRCNGLLMNQRSSKLPYTTSAGTGLAFAPSSKYLYLTLGDRVWQIDTDDNTPVQNKIEILISDHFGWPYEFFYDQMQLAPDDKIYFVSTNGANYINVIHEPDKKGLACKPEAHAHMITFNSSNPNFPHFRLGKAWNTICDTVYTAIREPEVDNKYEAIYVYPNPAHSQVNIFIPDHLLHQDISYRIYNLQGKLIDHNSLNPSRDISITNLPKGIFYISVFCKNELILNEKLVIINE from the coding sequence GTGATAAAATTTTTGTATCAAAGTAAGATGAATGTCAATCAACATTTAAAGACTTTTAAAAAGTATATGTGGATACTCCTGATTTCAGGAGTATCCATTTCTCAAGCTCAGAAAGAAGACTATAATTGGGTATTAGGTTATAATAACCAATTAGGTACTGATACGCTTTTTGGCAGAACCGTTTTAAATTTTAAAAATGAATCATTAAATATAACTAAAACAACTATAGGGGTTCTTAGTTACCTTGATTATACAAATGCATCTATTTCAGATTCAAGTGGAAAGTTAATGTTCTATACCAATGGCATAAGTGCATTTAATCGCAATCATCAGATCATGCCTAATGGTAAATATATTTGCCCTGGAGAAGTGGCAGAATGGAATTTTGATGTTGGGCTTGCAGTAGAACAGGCTGCAATGATTTTACCTTGGCCAAATCATTCTGATCAATATTTTATTATCAACAAAATATTACAAGCACAAACCATCTATTATTCAGATACCTTGTATTATTCAACAATAAATATGAAACTAAGAAGTGGATTAGGAGATGTAGTAGTTAAACATAAAATACTCTTTGCTGATACCATGTCACTTTCATATATGACAGCATGCAAACACGCCAATGGAAGGGATTGGTGGTTCTTAATTGCAGAATACGATAGTAAGATAGTCCATCGATATCTTTTGGATCCTAGAGGAATTAATCATATTGGAACTCAAGAAATTGATGAAAAAATTTATGATACAGTTGGTCAGGCTGCCTTCTCTCCAGATGGTAATAAATTTGCAATACATTATATAACTGATTTTGGTTATAGAGAATTGCATTTATTTGATTTTGATCGGTGCAATGGATTATTAATGAATCAAAGATCTTCTAAACTCCCCTATACCACATCAGCTGGAACAGGATTGGCATTTGCTCCTTCAAGTAAATATTTATATTTAACGCTTGGTGACAGAGTTTGGCAAATTGATACCGATGACAATACACCTGTTCAAAATAAAATAGAAATATTAATATCTGATCACTTTGGATGGCCATATGAATTTTTTTATGACCAAATGCAACTCGCTCCGGATGACAAAATTTATTTCGTATCAACTAATGGTGCTAATTACATCAATGTGATTCACGAACCTGATAAAAAAGGCTTGGCATGTAAACCTGAAGCGCATGCACATATGATTACATTTAATTCAAGCAATCCTAATTTCCCACATTTTAGACTTGGTAAAGCGTGGAATACCATATGTGATACAGTATATACTGCTATCCGAGAACCAGAAGTCGACAATAAGTATGAAGCTATTTATGTATACCCCAATCCTGCACATTCACAAGTAAATATCTTTATACCTGACCATTTACTGCATCAGGATATCTCTTATAGAATTTATAATCTACAAGGTAAATTGATAGATCACAATAGTCTAAATCCAAGTCGCGATATTTCAATAACTAATTTACCAAAGGGAATCTTTTATATCAGCGTCTTTTGCAAAAACGAATTAATCTTAAATGAAAAACTGGTAATCATAAATGAATAA
- a CDS encoding T9SS type A sorting domain-containing protein, producing the protein MKVLFLILFPLFLSAQGKRDYIWLLGGNRTPTTDTSYQGFQIDFNIKPKAIYVRDRPLPILRQNNASICDKNGNLLMYTAGCNISDRLHTPMLNGKINEGFVWDFSCNQGDYAAFNATLFIPMLKSENQYILFHKFEEFDPNPQLPGATVTKLLYSTVDMTLSNGYGDVTEKNQLVIEKHLSGGDLTATRHSDNQDWWILVPGRANDLYYSIQFSKNGPLPFQEMKLGIPMQYLDDGGSQSSFSPDGTKYARMTPSTGLFLMDFDRTSGKLSNFRNVTTGSETNDHTVGVAFSPDSRFVYLVYRWDLYQVDTWDQDLKSSLVHIATWDGYVEGGIWAAGFDAAMLGPDCKIYIRTGTSNRVMHVIHNPNAKGKACNFEQHGIQLPARNHASIPNFVNYRLGYEPVCDSSLTMTWSQYLTKDWIELYIYPNPVVKELNMEISDRSRYITSIMINDLQGRIVRTTFSNDKNYKQKLNLTSLNSGIYFVNIKDNHGINWKGKFIKQ; encoded by the coding sequence ATGAAGGTATTATTTCTAATATTATTTCCTTTATTTCTTTCCGCTCAAGGTAAGCGTGATTATATTTGGTTGCTTGGTGGTAATAGAACTCCAACTACAGACACAAGCTATCAGGGATTTCAGATTGACTTTAATATAAAGCCAAAAGCAATTTATGTTAGGGACAGGCCTCTGCCGATTTTAAGACAAAACAATGCCAGTATATGTGATAAAAATGGCAATTTGTTAATGTACACAGCTGGCTGCAACATTTCAGACAGACTTCATACCCCTATGCTCAATGGGAAGATCAATGAAGGTTTTGTTTGGGATTTTAGCTGTAATCAAGGAGATTATGCAGCTTTTAATGCAACATTATTTATTCCTATGCTCAAATCTGAAAATCAATATATTTTATTTCATAAATTCGAAGAGTTTGATCCTAACCCACAGTTACCGGGAGCGACTGTAACTAAACTTTTATATAGCACTGTTGATATGACTTTAAGTAATGGTTACGGAGATGTGACAGAAAAAAATCAATTAGTAATAGAAAAACACCTTTCAGGTGGTGACCTCACAGCTACACGACACAGCGATAACCAGGACTGGTGGATCCTTGTCCCGGGAAGAGCAAATGATTTATATTATAGTATTCAATTCTCGAAAAATGGTCCGTTACCATTTCAGGAAATGAAATTAGGTATTCCTATGCAATACCTTGATGATGGCGGCTCTCAATCCAGCTTTTCACCAGATGGCACAAAGTATGCGCGAATGACTCCAAGTACTGGACTGTTTTTAATGGATTTTGATCGCACTTCAGGTAAACTAAGTAATTTTAGAAATGTAACCACAGGATCTGAGACGAATGACCATACCGTAGGAGTTGCATTTTCTCCTGATTCAAGATTTGTTTATCTGGTCTATCGCTGGGATTTGTATCAGGTAGATACCTGGGACCAAGATTTAAAATCTAGCCTAGTCCATATTGCTACCTGGGATGGATATGTGGAAGGCGGTATCTGGGCTGCAGGATTTGATGCAGCCATGCTTGGGCCAGATTGCAAGATTTATATTCGCACAGGTACCAGTAATCGCGTGATGCATGTGATACACAACCCCAACGCTAAAGGCAAGGCCTGCAATTTTGAACAGCATGGTATTCAATTACCAGCCCGCAACCATGCCAGTATTCCTAATTTTGTAAATTATCGCCTGGGATATGAACCAGTATGTGATAGTTCGCTAACAATGACATGGAGTCAATATCTTACCAAAGATTGGATCGAACTCTATATTTATCCAAATCCTGTTGTAAAAGAATTAAATATGGAAATTTCTGATCGCAGTAGATATATCACATCCATTATGATTAATGATCTTCAAGGTCGAATAGTAAGAACGACCTTTTCAAATGATAAAAATTATAAGCAAAAATTGAACCTTACTTCTTTAAATTCTGGAATTTACTTTGTTAATATAAAAGATAATCATGGCATAAATTGGAAAGGAAAATTCATTAAACAATAA
- a CDS encoding T9SS type A sorting domain-containing protein, which yields MKTKNYLTVFKLNLWILLFSGVSISQAQKEDYNWVLGYADHLVTDTLFGRTILNFNNASLNITKTTIGVLSYLHYTNATISDSSGKLLFYTNGISAFNRNHQIMPNGKYICPGEVAEWNFDVGLAIEQAAIILPWPEHSAQYFIINKILQAQTIYLSDTLYYSTVNMKLRGGLGDVVDKHKILLADTMSLSYMTACRHANGRDWWFLIAEYDSKIVHRYLLDPRGINHIGTQIIDEKIFDTVGQAAFSPDGNKFAIHYITDFGYRELHLFDFDRCNGLLMNQRTFKLPYTTSAGTGLAFAPSSKYLYLTLGDRVWQIDTDDNAPVQNKIEILVSDQFGWPYEFFYDQMQLAPDSKIYFVSTNGANYINVIHDPDKKGLACKPEAHAHMITFNLSNPNFPHFRLGRAWNTICDTLFTDINEPEVDFKYEDIYLYPNPAHSQVNIFIPDHLLHQMISYRIYDLQGKMLEHDSLNPSRDISITNLPKGIFYISVFCKNELILNEKLVIINE from the coding sequence ATGAAAACCAAAAATTATTTAACGGTTTTTAAACTCAATTTATGGATACTCCTGTTTTCAGGGGTATCCATTTCTCAAGCTCAGAAAGAAGACTATAATTGGGTTTTGGGCTATGCAGACCATTTAGTAACTGATACTCTTTTTGGCAGAACTATTTTAAATTTTAACAATGCATCTTTGAATATTACAAAGACAACTATAGGAGTGCTTAGTTACTTACATTATACCAATGCTACTATTTCTGATTCAAGCGGAAAATTATTGTTTTACACCAATGGCATTAGCGCATTTAATCGAAATCATCAGATTATGCCTAATGGCAAATACATTTGTCCCGGAGAAGTGGCAGAATGGAATTTTGATGTTGGGCTTGCAATAGAACAGGCTGCTATAATATTACCGTGGCCGGAACATTCTGCTCAATATTTTATCATAAATAAAATATTACAAGCTCAAACCATTTATTTATCAGATACTTTGTATTATTCAACGGTTAACATGAAATTAAGAGGTGGGTTAGGGGATGTTGTAGATAAACATAAAATCCTCTTGGCTGATACCATGTCACTTTCATATATGACTGCATGCAGACACGCCAATGGTAGGGATTGGTGGTTTTTAATTGCAGAATACGATAGTAAGATAGTACATCGATATCTATTGGATCCTAGAGGAATTAATCATATTGGAACTCAAATAATTGATGAAAAAATTTTTGATACAGTTGGTCAGGCTGCATTCTCTCCTGATGGCAATAAATTTGCTATACATTATATTACTGATTTTGGTTATAGAGAATTGCATTTATTTGATTTTGATCGGTGCAATGGATTATTAATGAATCAAAGAACTTTTAAACTCCCTTATACCACATCAGCTGGAACAGGATTAGCGTTTGCTCCTTCTAGTAAATATTTATATTTAACACTTGGTGATAGAGTTTGGCAAATTGACACCGATGACAATGCACCTGTTCAAAACAAAATAGAAATATTAGTATCGGATCAGTTTGGATGGCCATATGAATTTTTTTATGACCAAATGCAACTCGCTCCGGATAGCAAAATTTATTTTGTATCAACTAATGGTGCAAATTACATCAATGTCATTCATGATCCTGATAAGAAAGGTCTTGCATGTAAACCAGAAGCACATGCACATATGATAACTTTTAATTTAAGCAATCCTAATTTTCCACATTTTAGATTGGGAAGAGCTTGGAATACCATATGTGATACTCTATTTACTGATATTAATGAACCAGAAGTCGACTTTAAGTATGAAGATATTTATTTATACCCGAATCCAGCACATTCACAAGTAAATATCTTTATACCCGACCATTTACTTCATCAAATGATATCTTATAGAATTTATGACCTGCAGGGCAAAATGCTAGAACACGATAGTCTAAATCCAAGTCGTGATATTTCAATAACTAATTTACCAAAGGGAATCTTTTATATCAGCGTCTTTTGCAAAAACGAATTAATCTTAAATGAAAAACTGGTAATCATAAATGAGTGA
- a CDS encoding SRPBCC domain-containing protein yields the protein MNSHLQFDFTVNKENNTIVVKRDFAANLEMVWKAWTDPEILDLWWAPKPFQTKTKFMDFRVGGYWLYAMVSPEGAEHWCRADYKKVDVLKSFSGLDAFCDAEGNINDAFPNSLWNNTFSEHDQTTTIDIIIEYKELADLEKIIQLGFKEGFTMALANLDQYLESQLNKGGEHYTNL from the coding sequence ATGAATTCACATTTACAATTTGACTTTACAGTTAATAAAGAAAACAACACCATAGTTGTGAAAAGGGATTTTGCTGCAAATCTTGAAATGGTTTGGAAGGCATGGACGGATCCGGAAATTCTAGATTTATGGTGGGCGCCAAAACCATTTCAAACCAAAACAAAATTTATGGATTTTAGAGTAGGAGGTTATTGGCTTTATGCCATGGTATCACCTGAAGGAGCGGAACATTGGTGTAGGGCTGATTACAAAAAAGTAGATGTGTTAAAGAGTTTTTCAGGCCTGGATGCTTTTTGTGATGCTGAGGGAAACATCAATGACGCATTCCCAAATTCATTATGGAATAATACATTTAGTGAACATGATCAAACGACCACCATTGATATCATCATTGAGTATAAAGAACTGGCTGACCTTGAAAAAATCATCCAGTTGGGATTTAAAGAGGGATTCACTATGGCATTAGCAAATCTGGATCAATATCTCGAATCACAACTTAACAAGGGAGGTGAACATTATACTAACCTTTAG
- a CDS encoding winged helix-turn-helix transcriptional regulator, whose product MRRDVFQAIADPTRRAIILLVAFQAMTPNAIAEHFDTSRQAVSKHLKILSECELVKQKQSGREIYYQINAKKMKEIDHWLAQFRKIWENRFSELDKVLLNMKNEKK is encoded by the coding sequence ATGAGAAGAGATGTTTTTCAAGCGATAGCGGATCCTACTAGAAGAGCTATCATTTTGCTCGTTGCATTTCAGGCTATGACTCCGAATGCGATTGCAGAACATTTTGATACTTCAAGACAGGCGGTATCCAAGCATTTGAAAATATTGTCAGAATGTGAACTGGTCAAACAAAAGCAATCCGGCAGAGAAATTTATTACCAAATAAATGCAAAAAAAATGAAAGAAATAGATCATTGGCTCGCCCAATTTCGCAAGATCTGGGAGAACCGATTTAGTGAACTGGATAAAGTATTATTAAACATGAAAAATGAAAAAAAATGA
- a CDS encoding dihydrofolate reductase family protein produces the protein MRKLKLQVQMTIDGFIADQNGGMDWMIMNWSEDLKEYVRKLTDPVDTILLGRKLAEGFIPYWTAAYLSPEPEDGAEIFVATPKVVFTKTLMTSVWENTVLAKGELATEVNGLKQREGNDMIAYGGGQFVSSLIKDRLIDELHLFVNPIILGSGMSIFQTVIEKQHYKCVNVQLFDCGIVVLNYKLI, from the coding sequence ATGCGCAAATTAAAATTACAGGTACAGATGACTATTGATGGCTTTATTGCGGATCAAAACGGAGGTATGGATTGGATGATCATGAATTGGTCCGAAGACTTGAAGGAATATGTGAGAAAGCTGACGGATCCAGTAGATACTATATTGTTAGGGCGTAAATTGGCGGAGGGATTTATTCCTTATTGGACGGCAGCATATCTAAGTCCAGAGCCTGAAGATGGAGCAGAAATTTTTGTTGCTACACCAAAGGTGGTTTTTACAAAAACCTTGATGACCTCAGTATGGGAGAATACGGTACTAGCTAAGGGTGAACTTGCAACTGAAGTTAACGGATTGAAACAGCGAGAGGGTAATGACATGATCGCTTATGGTGGTGGCCAATTTGTTTCATCGCTGATTAAGGATCGGTTGATAGATGAATTGCATTTATTTGTTAATCCTATCATCCTTGGAAGTGGGATGTCGATTTTTCAAACAGTTATAGAAAAGCAACATTATAAATGTGTTAATGTGCAACTCTTTGATTGTGGCATAGTAGTTTTAAACTATAAACTTATTTAA
- a CDS encoding peptidoglycan-binding protein translates to MIHRILCICFLSLVMNVQLGAQKPDIPNAVEGKCYEKCLMNAQFEYFYEQILTKPASKRAVVISAKFDTVIEKRIKKEASKKLIPVPAVYETVSEQVKIKEASTKLVIKPAVLETVTEQVKVKDASTIIEIIPAKFETAVEKVIVKEAYTKSVYVPAKYETVEEKVLVKAAYTELTHVPAQYETVTEKILVKEAGSKWEVSPAEYEKGTEQVLIKDASTRLETVPSIYGSSLDTIELVPATATWVQKQADKKSKLKNSKNNFIWDVDTIPAQHLVLSKLTRNGCPDGYQDDGAGCVKTFDIAAQYITKPILRIKQEATTKVIESPAQYETRTYQKLVSPATTKTREIPAQYTTRTYQKLVSPAATIKTEVPAEYTTRTYQKLVSPATTKTIEVPTVYETRTYQKVKTAATTEKIEIPAEYKTRTFQKIKTPATTKSVDIPAEYEMLTTCKLASPAKTSLVDVPAVYKTIRKKRLIKEGGISESKEVICKNKMTPELIGYIQKALRDAGYNPGPVDRVMGSLTKSALIQYQIENNLPIGQLDVETVKALTVN, encoded by the coding sequence ATGATCCATCGCATTTTATGTATTTGTTTTTTAAGTTTAGTCATGAATGTTCAACTAGGGGCTCAAAAACCCGATATTCCTAATGCCGTCGAAGGCAAATGTTATGAAAAGTGTCTAATGAATGCGCAATTTGAATATTTTTATGAGCAAATATTAACCAAGCCAGCGAGTAAGCGAGCCGTCGTAATTTCTGCAAAGTTTGATACAGTTATTGAAAAAAGGATAAAAAAAGAAGCATCTAAAAAATTAATTCCTGTTCCTGCAGTTTATGAGACGGTAAGCGAACAAGTTAAAATAAAAGAGGCATCTACAAAATTGGTTATCAAACCTGCTGTTTTAGAAACGGTTACTGAACAAGTCAAAGTAAAAGACGCATCAACCATCATTGAAATCATTCCAGCCAAATTTGAAACAGCGGTGGAAAAAGTAATCGTTAAGGAGGCATACACCAAATCTGTTTATGTTCCTGCCAAATATGAAACTGTTGAAGAAAAGGTTTTAGTCAAGGCGGCTTATACAGAATTAACTCATGTGCCAGCTCAATACGAAACGGTTACAGAAAAAATTTTGGTCAAAGAAGCAGGATCGAAATGGGAAGTTTCTCCAGCAGAATATGAAAAAGGTACTGAGCAAGTTTTGATCAAAGATGCATCGACAAGATTAGAAACTGTTCCTTCAATTTATGGATCTAGTTTGGATACCATTGAACTTGTTCCTGCAACAGCCACCTGGGTACAAAAACAAGCTGATAAAAAATCTAAATTAAAAAATTCAAAAAACAATTTTATTTGGGATGTTGATACAATTCCAGCCCAGCATCTCGTCCTTTCGAAACTTACACGTAATGGTTGTCCTGATGGTTACCAGGATGATGGTGCCGGGTGTGTAAAAACTTTTGATATTGCGGCACAATATATCACCAAGCCAATTTTAAGAATCAAGCAGGAGGCAACAACAAAAGTTATCGAATCACCTGCTCAATACGAAACCAGAACATATCAAAAATTAGTTTCCCCCGCTACAACTAAAACAAGAGAAATTCCAGCCCAATATACGACCAGAACTTATCAAAAACTGGTATCTCCAGCTGCAACGATAAAAACAGAAGTGCCTGCAGAATATACGACTAGAACATATCAAAAACTGGTATCTCCGGCTACAACTAAAACGATTGAAGTTCCTACAGTCTATGAGACCAGGACCTACCAAAAAGTAAAGACAGCAGCTACAACTGAAAAAATAGAAATTCCTGCTGAGTATAAGACTAGAACCTTTCAAAAAATTAAAACGCCGGCAACCACAAAATCCGTGGATATTCCTGCTGAATATGAAATGCTTACAACATGTAAACTGGCGTCTCCTGCAAAAACTTCGCTTGTGGATGTTCCGGCGGTATACAAAACCATAAGAAAGAAAAGATTAATTAAAGAAGGTGGCATCAGTGAATCGAAAGAAGTCATTTGTAAAAATAAAATGACTCCTGAATTAATTGGATATATACAAAAAGCATTGCGGGATGCGGGTTATAACCCCGGACCTGTAGACCGGGTTATGGGATCATTAACCAAATCAGCTTTGATACAATATCAAATAGAAAACAACCTTCCAATTGGTCAATTGGATGTAGAAACGGTGAAGGCATTGACGGTGAATTAA
- a CDS encoding HD domain-containing protein — translation MAIHKIFNDPVYGFIRIPTGIILEIIEHPYFQRLQRIRQLGLTHFVYPGAVHTRFHHALGAFHLMTTALNVLREKGVDISPEEYEASQLAILLHDIGHGPFSHVLEHTLVPIHHEAITLMIMEQLNLKFEGQLTLAITIFKGQYHKLFLHQLISSQLDVDRLDYLTRDSFYTGVAEGVIGYDRLLLMIDVVDQQLVIEEKAIYSIEKFLTSRKIMYWQVYMHKTCIAAEFMLQQFLTLMDKDNHHEGVSSDLEYFLSSNKHNQILDHRELLLKHFNQIDDIDIWFFLKKQATLNLGLISELANGLIFRKLYKIQLHNEIFETSSNPESYEKFDSEINVNRDSGTIRFIAYNKEEGEIMIKTKSGNVKKLSEVYDVSHLSNWSKKYYKILPYKIHF, via the coding sequence TTGGCCATCCATAAAATATTTAATGATCCGGTGTATGGATTCATCCGAATTCCAACGGGCATTATCCTTGAAATCATTGAACATCCCTACTTTCAAAGATTACAGCGCATCCGACAATTGGGTTTAACCCATTTTGTTTATCCAGGTGCGGTCCATACCCGATTTCATCATGCATTGGGAGCCTTTCACCTAATGACTACAGCTCTGAATGTTTTAAGGGAAAAAGGTGTCGATATTTCGCCTGAAGAATATGAAGCCTCACAATTAGCCATCCTGTTGCATGATATCGGGCATGGCCCTTTTTCACATGTGCTCGAACATACATTAGTGCCCATTCATCATGAGGCTATTACATTGATGATTATGGAGCAATTGAATCTTAAATTTGAGGGTCAACTTACTTTAGCCATAACCATATTCAAAGGCCAATATCATAAACTATTTCTCCATCAATTAATTAGTAGCCAACTGGATGTGGATAGACTGGACTATTTGACCCGTGATAGCTTTTATACTGGTGTTGCTGAAGGAGTCATAGGTTATGATCGATTATTATTGATGATTGATGTCGTCGATCAGCAATTGGTTATTGAAGAAAAAGCTATTTATTCTATTGAAAAATTTCTTACCTCTAGAAAAATCATGTATTGGCAAGTATATATGCATAAGACTTGTATTGCAGCTGAATTTATGCTCCAACAGTTTTTAACGCTGATGGATAAGGACAATCATCATGAAGGGGTAAGTTCAGATTTAGAATATTTTTTAAGTTCGAATAAACACAATCAAATACTTGACCATAGGGAATTGTTATTGAAGCATTTTAATCAAATTGATGACATAGATATTTGGTTCTTTTTAAAAAAGCAAGCCACATTAAATCTTGGACTCATATCAGAATTAGCCAACGGACTTATTTTTAGAAAATTATATAAAATTCAACTTCACAATGAGATTTTTGAAACTTCAAGCAATCCAGAATCCTATGAAAAATTTGATTCTGAAATTAATGTAAATAGAGATTCGGGAACCATTAGATTTATAGCATATAATAAGGAAGAGGGCGAGATCATGATAAAAACGAAATCAGGAAATGTTAAAAAACTTTCTGAAGTTTATGATGTATCTCATTTGTCCAATTGGTCTAAGAAATATTATAAAATATTACCTTATAAAATTCATTTTTAA
- a CDS encoding PglZ domain-containing protein, whose product MDKIRILWADDEMDHLKPQLFFLEKKGFTITTVSNGHDALATLDADPNYDLVFLDESMPGISGLETLSRIKAKGLLFPVVMVTKNEAENIMEEAIGSQIADYLIKPVNPNQLLLTIKKLIDNKRLVSEKNTMDYQIAFRQLFMDITDRNDYHKWVEIYKQLIGWELKLDQGKDPQIQDILFQQKKEANVEFSKFILNHYASWFKPNANAPIMSHQVMYEKVLKDVKDDVPTVFLLLDNLRFDQWKVIEPIISEKYWIQSEDYFFSILPTTTQYSRNAIFSGMLPSEIEKFYPDWWINDNEEGGKNLKEPDLLANLIKRVIRRDIKHEYIKITNAAKGKQLVDNALNLLKNNFTAIVYNFIDMLSHARTEMEVLKELASDEVAYRSLTRSWFLHSPLWVTLQKLAEFPIQLIITTDHGTMRVQDPSKVIGDKETTANLRYKVGKNLNYDKKDVLEIKDPASVGLPRPNISSTFIFAKETNYFLYPNNYNHFLNYYKNTFQHGGISMEEMICPIIKLKSKVG is encoded by the coding sequence ATGGATAAAATAAGGATCTTATGGGCGGATGATGAAATGGATCACCTAAAACCGCAATTATTTTTTTTAGAAAAAAAAGGTTTTACCATTACCACCGTTTCTAATGGTCATGATGCTTTGGCAACTCTGGACGCGGATCCCAATTATGATCTGGTATTTTTAGATGAATCAATGCCCGGAATTTCAGGCCTAGAAACTTTATCGCGCATTAAAGCTAAGGGACTGTTGTTTCCCGTAGTCATGGTGACCAAAAATGAGGCTGAAAATATTATGGAAGAAGCCATTGGAAGTCAAATTGCTGATTATTTGATTAAACCCGTGAATCCGAATCAATTGTTACTGACGATTAAGAAATTGATTGACAACAAACGCCTGGTGTCTGAAAAAAATACTATGGATTATCAAATCGCATTCAGGCAATTATTCATGGACATTACCGACAGAAATGATTACCATAAATGGGTCGAAATTTATAAGCAACTCATCGGTTGGGAATTGAAATTAGATCAGGGAAAAGATCCACAAATTCAAGATATTCTATTCCAACAAAAAAAGGAAGCGAATGTCGAATTTTCAAAATTTATTTTAAATCATTATGCATCATGGTTCAAACCCAATGCTAATGCTCCTATCATGTCGCATCAGGTTATGTATGAGAAGGTCTTGAAAGATGTGAAGGATGATGTTCCTACAGTTTTTTTATTACTGGATAATTTACGTTTTGATCAATGGAAAGTGATAGAGCCCATTATTTCAGAAAAATATTGGATCCAATCTGAAGATTATTTTTTCAGCATACTTCCTACTACAACACAATACAGTAGAAATGCTATCTTCAGTGGCATGTTACCTTCAGAAATAGAAAAATTCTATCCGGATTGGTGGATCAATGATAATGAAGAAGGTGGCAAGAACCTTAAAGAACCAGATCTACTGGCCAATCTAATTAAGCGTGTTATACGTCGTGATATCAAACATGAGTATATTAAAATCACCAATGCAGCTAAAGGAAAACAATTGGTAGATAATGCTTTAAATTTATTGAAAAATAATTTCACTGCGATTGTTTATAATTTTATTGATATGTTGTCACACGCCAGAACAGAAATGGAAGTGCTTAAAGAATTAGCTTCTGACGAAGTAGCCTATAGATCATTAACTCGCAGTTGGTTCCTACATTCGCCACTTTGGGTTACCCTTCAAAAATTAGCAGAATTTCCTATCCAGTTGATCATTACTACAGATCATGGCACTATGCGAGTCCAAGATCCATCCAAAGTCATTGGCGATAAAGAAACTACCGCAAACCTTAGATATAAGGTGGGCAAAAATTTAAATTATGATAAAAAAGATGTTTTGGAAATTAAGGACCCTGCATCCGTAGGATTACCAAGACCGAATATTTCATCCACATTTATTTTTGCAAAAGAGACGAACTATTTTTTATATCCCAATAACTACAATCATTTCCTGAATTATTATAAAAACACCTTTCAACATGGTGGAATCTCTATGGAAGAAATGATTTGTCCAATCATCAAATTAAAAAGTAAAGTGGGATAA